One window from the genome of Hyphomonas neptunium ATCC 15444 encodes:
- a CDS encoding NADP-dependent oxidoreductase, translated as MSKLTSTDWSLAARPVGMPKLSDFASREVDVADPKDGEIQVVNTWMSVDPYMRGRMYDRESYVPPFQIGETLQGGAVGRVTASAHPDFKTGDLVNSMLGWRTAWVAAPQAAMVQKLPNIGLPESAYLGVAGMPGLTAYAGLLRVGELKEGDTVFVSGAAGAVGSTVVQIAKIKGCTVIGTAGGKEKCDVVKSLGADHVIDYKEAGGFDGLVAALKSAAPKGIDVYFDNVGGDHLSAAIEAARPMARFALCGMIAQYNETGKPTGPHNIIQAVGKQLKLQGFIVSSHADMTPAFHADMAKWIASGKMKYEETVMNGIEKAPAAFLGLFTGANTGKMLVKLG; from the coding sequence ATGTCCAAACTGACCTCGACTGACTGGAGCCTCGCCGCCCGCCCAGTTGGCATGCCCAAGCTATCTGACTTCGCCAGCCGCGAAGTTGACGTGGCCGACCCTAAGGATGGCGAGATCCAGGTCGTGAACACCTGGATGTCGGTGGACCCCTACATGCGCGGGCGGATGTATGACCGGGAGAGCTATGTGCCCCCGTTCCAGATTGGCGAGACGCTGCAAGGCGGCGCGGTTGGCCGGGTGACGGCGTCGGCCCATCCTGATTTCAAGACGGGTGATCTCGTCAACTCGATGCTCGGCTGGCGCACAGCCTGGGTGGCTGCGCCGCAAGCGGCGATGGTGCAGAAGCTGCCGAATATCGGCCTGCCGGAAAGCGCGTATCTCGGCGTTGCGGGTATGCCGGGCCTCACGGCCTATGCCGGCCTCCTGCGCGTGGGTGAACTCAAAGAGGGCGACACGGTGTTTGTCTCCGGCGCGGCTGGCGCGGTTGGCTCAACCGTTGTCCAGATCGCCAAGATCAAGGGCTGCACGGTGATCGGCACCGCAGGCGGCAAGGAAAAGTGCGATGTCGTCAAATCCCTCGGCGCCGATCATGTGATTGACTACAAAGAGGCTGGCGGCTTTGACGGTCTTGTGGCGGCGCTGAAGTCTGCGGCGCCCAAAGGCATCGACGTATATTTCGACAATGTCGGCGGGGATCATCTCTCCGCGGCGATCGAAGCGGCCCGGCCGATGGCACGCTTTGCCCTCTGCGGAATGATCGCCCAGTATAACGAGACCGGCAAACCCACCGGCCCGCACAACATTATCCAGGCCGTCGGCAAGCAGCTCAAACTTCAGGGCTTTATTGTCTCGAGCCACGCGGATATGACGCCCGCCTTCCATGCCGATATGGCGAAATGGATCGCGAGTGGCAAAATGAAATACGAGGAAACAGTCATGAACGGTATCGAGAAGGCGCCTGCCGCTTTCCTCGGCCTCTTCACCGGTGCCAACACCGGCAAGATGCTGGTCAAGCTGGGCTAA
- a CDS encoding Gfo/Idh/MocA family protein, whose amino-acid sequence MTRLKVGVAGAGVFGNYHAQKAAASARADLVGIFDVDLSRARKLADTFGTKGYSDYAEFLGLCDAVVIAVPAIWHEKLARQAIEAHCHVLVEKPLALTRVGARDLADEAAARGRILQVGHQERFVAMAMGVLAIEETPLLIESVRSGPPTPGGRAGDVSVIWDLMIHDLDLAAMMLGREFTHVEATGRKVHSAHIDEAEAVFDYASGGQAKLRASRAAEFRERTMRVVYPSGEIDIDFLTRRLKNTTPYEVRVDIATDLPDPLGAADEGFYAACLGLARSPVPAHGAVAAVAMAEAAEAKALAGAPAK is encoded by the coding sequence ATGACCAGGCTCAAGGTAGGCGTCGCGGGCGCCGGTGTTTTCGGCAACTACCACGCTCAGAAAGCCGCCGCCTCAGCGCGCGCAGACCTCGTCGGCATCTTCGATGTAGACCTCTCCCGCGCCCGGAAACTCGCCGATACCTTCGGCACAAAAGGCTATTCCGATTACGCTGAATTCCTCGGCCTCTGCGACGCGGTCGTCATCGCTGTCCCTGCCATCTGGCACGAGAAACTCGCCCGCCAGGCCATCGAAGCCCACTGCCATGTGCTGGTCGAAAAGCCCCTCGCGCTGACCCGCGTAGGCGCGCGCGATCTGGCCGATGAAGCCGCCGCGCGCGGCCGTATCCTGCAGGTCGGCCATCAGGAACGCTTCGTCGCGATGGCCATGGGCGTGCTGGCAATTGAGGAAACGCCGCTCCTGATCGAGTCCGTTCGTTCTGGTCCCCCAACGCCCGGTGGCCGGGCAGGGGATGTCTCGGTGATCTGGGATCTCATGATCCACGATCTTGACCTTGCCGCCATGATGCTCGGCCGCGAGTTCACCCATGTCGAAGCCACCGGCCGCAAGGTCCATTCAGCCCATATCGACGAGGCCGAAGCGGTGTTCGATTATGCCAGCGGTGGCCAGGCAAAACTGCGCGCCAGCCGCGCCGCCGAGTTCCGCGAACGCACCATGCGCGTGGTTTATCCGTCCGGCGAAATCGATATCGATTTCCTCACGCGGCGCCTGAAGAACACGACGCCCTATGAAGTGCGCGTGGACATTGCCACTGACCTGCCAGACCCGCTCGGCGCCGCCGATGAAGGTTTCTATGCAGCGTGTCTCGGCCTCGCGCGCAGTCCTGTGCCCGCGCATGGCGCGGTCGCGGCGGTGGCGATGGCAGAAGCCGCCGAGGCAAAAGCCTTAGCCGGCGCGCCCGCCAAATAG
- a CDS encoding SDR family NAD(P)-dependent oxidoreductase, whose amino-acid sequence MTSTPRLVLVTGASRGIGRAISLELARQGNIVVAIARSKAALEKLDDEIRKLGSEAVLVPMDLKDTKGIETLGKIIAEKFGKLDGFVANAGLLGTLGPLETCGPRSFEETIQVNLTANAHLIRALGPSLHRSESPRAVFITSGVVPRPRAFWGPYQASKAGLEALVKAWADESEKMALRVNLFDPGAVRTGMRAEAMPGEDPMTLPTPDDVAKELVKLLTPEETRTGARVVYREVAAN is encoded by the coding sequence ATGACCTCTACACCTCGCCTTGTTCTCGTTACCGGCGCCTCGCGCGGCATCGGCCGCGCCATCAGCCTTGAGCTTGCCCGCCAGGGCAATATCGTCGTCGCCATCGCCCGTTCCAAAGCGGCGCTGGAAAAACTCGACGATGAAATCCGCAAGCTCGGCTCCGAGGCCGTCCTCGTGCCCATGGACCTCAAAGACACCAAGGGCATCGAGACGCTGGGCAAAATCATCGCTGAGAAGTTCGGCAAGCTGGACGGTTTCGTTGCCAATGCCGGCCTGCTCGGCACGCTTGGTCCGCTGGAAACCTGCGGCCCGCGCAGCTTTGAGGAAACCATCCAGGTGAACCTCACCGCCAACGCGCATCTCATCCGCGCGCTTGGCCCCTCCCTGCATCGCTCAGAGAGCCCGCGCGCCGTGTTCATTACCTCTGGCGTGGTACCACGCCCCCGCGCCTTCTGGGGGCCGTATCAGGCCTCCAAGGCAGGCCTGGAAGCCCTCGTCAAAGCCTGGGCCGATGAGAGCGAGAAGATGGCTCTGCGGGTAAACCTGTTCGATCCCGGCGCCGTGCGCACAGGTATGCGCGCCGAAGCCATGCCGGGCGAAGACCCGATGACGCTGCCAACGCCCGATGATGTCGCCAAGGAACTGGTGAAACTTCTGACGCCGGAAGAAACCCGCACGGGTGCCCGCGTGGTCTATCGCGAAGTGGCGGCAAACTAG
- the purF gene encoding amidophosphoribosyltransferase codes for MVFFDHDDDKPHEECGVFGVFGSLEASLLTALGLHALQHRGQEAAGIVSYDGKRFSSERHMGLVGESFGGDLRQRLPGHAAIGHNRYSTQGRPMARNIQPIFADLDTGGFAVAHNGNLTNARILRQELVRNGAIFQSTMDTEVILHLVARSPKKKFVERLVDAMHQIEGGYALVGITGKKLIGARDPIGLRPLILGRHGKSYVLASETCALDIIGAEFVREIENGEVVVISEEGIESIRAFPPRPPSPCIFEYVYFARPDSFIQGRSVYEVRRRMGNQLALETHADADVIVPVPDSGVPAALGFSEASGIPFQMGIIRNHYVGRTFIQPTHTGRQTAISKKHSPNRAVLEGKRVILVDDSIVRGNTSKKIVQMVREAGAREIHFRSASPPIVNPDFYGIDMAAKSELFAATHTHEEMVRELKVESLGFLSVPGLYKAIGEPVRNGMQPQFADHCFTGDYPTQLLDHQRAQADKERQLSLLDDV; via the coding sequence ATGGTCTTTTTCGATCATGATGACGATAAACCCCACGAAGAATGTGGAGTTTTCGGAGTCTTTGGCAGCCTTGAAGCAAGTCTGCTGACAGCCCTGGGGCTTCATGCCCTTCAACACCGAGGACAGGAAGCGGCCGGCATCGTCAGCTATGACGGCAAGCGCTTCTCCTCCGAGCGCCATATGGGCCTTGTCGGTGAGAGTTTCGGCGGAGACCTTCGCCAGCGTCTTCCCGGCCATGCCGCCATCGGCCACAACCGATACTCCACGCAGGGCCGCCCGATGGCCCGCAACATCCAGCCGATCTTTGCAGACCTTGATACCGGCGGCTTCGCCGTGGCGCATAACGGCAACCTGACCAATGCCCGCATCCTGCGCCAGGAACTGGTGCGCAATGGCGCGATCTTCCAGTCCACGATGGACACCGAAGTGATCCTGCACCTGGTCGCCCGCAGCCCGAAAAAGAAGTTCGTCGAGCGCCTCGTCGATGCGATGCACCAGATCGAAGGCGGCTACGCTCTCGTCGGCATTACCGGCAAGAAGCTGATCGGCGCGCGCGACCCCATCGGCCTGCGTCCGTTGATCCTCGGCCGTCATGGCAAATCCTATGTGCTCGCCTCGGAAACCTGCGCGCTCGATATTATCGGCGCAGAATTTGTCCGCGAGATCGAGAATGGCGAAGTGGTCGTCATCAGTGAGGAAGGCATCGAATCGATCCGCGCCTTCCCGCCGCGCCCGCCCAGCCCGTGCATTTTCGAGTATGTCTACTTCGCCCGCCCGGACAGCTTCATTCAGGGCCGCTCGGTTTATGAAGTGCGCCGCCGCATGGGCAACCAGCTTGCACTCGAAACGCATGCCGACGCCGATGTGATCGTGCCTGTGCCAGACTCCGGCGTGCCCGCCGCGCTCGGCTTTTCCGAGGCCTCCGGCATTCCCTTCCAGATGGGCATCATCCGGAACCATTATGTCGGCCGGACTTTCATCCAGCCCACCCATACGGGCCGCCAGACCGCTATCTCCAAAAAGCACAGCCCCAACCGCGCCGTGCTTGAGGGCAAGCGTGTGATCCTGGTGGACGATTCCATCGTGCGCGGCAACACGTCGAAGAAAATCGTGCAGATGGTGCGCGAAGCCGGCGCCCGCGAGATCCACTTCCGGTCGGCCAGCCCGCCGATCGTCAACCCGGATTTCTACGGCATCGACATGGCCGCGAAATCGGAACTCTTCGCGGCCACCCATACGCATGAAGAGATGGTCCGTGAGCTGAAGGTGGAAAGCCTCGGCTTCCTGTCTGTCCCCGGCCTCTACAAAGCTATTGGCGAGCCGGTCCGCAATGGCATGCAGCCGCAATTTGCCGACCATTGCTTCACCGGCGACTACCCGACCCAGCTGCTCGACCATCAGCGCGCCCAGGCAGACAAAGAGCGTCAGCTCTCCCTGCTGGACGATGTGTGA
- a CDS encoding CvpA family protein has protein sequence MLENISAFDGIVVGVIIVSAIMAFARGFLRELATLGAFIGALAAAYYARKFFSTTVAGLMPEGTHPLAPDIILVVTAFLIVYVIVAWFGQSLSKSIMTNGEIGMFDHIAGLVFGLFRGFIALVFFAVLLNVAVEHDRVPPFISESFSYPYLEQIADTVTGEAEEAGREIEALRQQ, from the coding sequence ATGCTTGAAAACATTTCAGCTTTTGACGGAATCGTCGTGGGCGTGATCATCGTTTCGGCGATCATGGCCTTTGCGCGCGGGTTCCTGCGAGAACTCGCCACGCTGGGCGCGTTTATTGGCGCATTGGCTGCCGCCTACTATGCCCGCAAATTCTTCAGCACGACGGTTGCCGGCCTGATGCCGGAGGGCACCCATCCGCTGGCGCCTGACATCATCCTGGTCGTGACGGCGTTCCTCATCGTTTATGTGATCGTGGCCTGGTTCGGGCAGAGCCTGTCAAAATCCATCATGACCAATGGCGAGATTGGCATGTTCGACCATATTGCCGGTCTGGTCTTTGGCCTTTTCCGCGGCTTCATTGCGCTGGTCTTCTTTGCGGTGCTTCTGAACGTCGCCGTCGAACATGACCGCGTGCCGCCCTTCATTTCTGAAAGCTTCAGCTATCCCTATCTGGAGCAGATTGCAGATACGGTGACCGGCGAAGCCGAGGAAGCCGGCCGCGAAATCGAAGCGCTGCGTCAGCAATAG
- the radA gene encoding DNA repair protein RadA, producing MAKTPTSAFVCQSCGAVAAKWAGRCEACGEWNTLVEEAVSAPPGALKAEKTGTKRGPKAEFVALDAETETPDRIVIGVEELDRVFGGGIVPASATLIGGDPGIGKSTLLLQAAARLARNGVKTVYVSGEEAAAQIQERAKRLKVANSPVQLATETDLRKILAALKEGAPDFVVIDSIQTLWSDSLEAAPGSVAQVRACAQELVRWAKKSGAALVLVGHVTKEGTIAGPRVVEHMVDAVFYFEGERGHQFRILRAVKNRFGPTDEIGIFEMHTYGLAPAKEPSALFLSTEDEGGGGTAVFAAMEGSRPVLAEVQALVAKSPFGTPRRSVIGFDAGRLAMLMAVLETRCGVNFAGMDVYLSVAGGYKITEPAGDLAAAAALLSSLAGNPVPKRSVFFGEIALSGAVRPAPRMDQRLKEAARLGFHTAFVPEGSPAAESGLTVTPIARLIGLVDLLAPDAPDA from the coding sequence ATGGCGAAAACGCCCACGTCCGCTTTTGTCTGCCAGTCCTGCGGCGCGGTTGCGGCCAAATGGGCCGGGCGCTGCGAGGCGTGCGGGGAATGGAATACGCTGGTTGAAGAGGCCGTCTCTGCCCCCCCCGGCGCGTTGAAGGCTGAGAAAACGGGGACCAAGCGCGGGCCGAAGGCGGAGTTTGTCGCGCTGGACGCGGAGACAGAGACGCCGGACCGGATCGTCATCGGCGTGGAAGAACTCGACCGGGTGTTCGGCGGCGGCATCGTGCCTGCCTCTGCCACGCTGATCGGGGGCGATCCGGGTATCGGAAAGTCCACGCTTCTTTTGCAGGCGGCCGCGCGTCTCGCCCGCAATGGCGTGAAGACGGTTTATGTGTCGGGCGAGGAAGCCGCTGCGCAGATCCAGGAACGGGCCAAGCGGCTGAAGGTGGCCAATTCGCCGGTCCAGCTCGCCACCGAGACAGACCTGCGCAAGATCCTCGCCGCGCTGAAGGAAGGCGCGCCCGATTTTGTGGTGATCGATTCCATTCAGACGCTCTGGTCGGACAGCCTGGAGGCTGCGCCGGGCTCCGTCGCGCAGGTGCGGGCGTGCGCGCAGGAGCTGGTGCGCTGGGCGAAGAAGTCCGGCGCCGCGCTGGTGCTGGTCGGCCACGTCACCAAGGAGGGCACCATCGCCGGGCCGCGCGTGGTGGAGCATATGGTCGACGCTGTGTTCTATTTTGAAGGCGAGCGCGGGCACCAGTTCCGCATCTTGCGGGCCGTGAAGAACCGCTTCGGACCCACTGACGAAATTGGCATTTTCGAGATGCACACCTACGGCCTCGCCCCGGCCAAGGAGCCTTCGGCGCTGTTCCTCTCCACCGAGGATGAAGGCGGGGGCGGCACGGCGGTGTTTGCCGCCATGGAAGGCTCGCGCCCGGTGCTGGCCGAGGTGCAGGCGCTGGTGGCCAAGAGCCCGTTCGGCACGCCCCGGCGCAGCGTGATCGGCTTTGATGCCGGGCGGCTCGCCATGCTGATGGCGGTTCTGGAGACCCGCTGCGGGGTGAACTTTGCAGGTATGGATGTCTATCTGTCGGTCGCGGGGGGGTACAAGATTACCGAGCCGGCAGGCGATCTGGCGGCGGCGGCAGCCCTCCTCTCATCGCTGGCCGGAAACCCGGTGCCCAAGCGCTCTGTGTTCTTCGGCGAGATCGCGCTGTCTGGCGCCGTCAGGCCAGCCCCGCGTATGGACCAGCGCCTGAAGGAGGCGGCAAGGCTCGGTTTCCACACGGCATTCGTTCCCGAGGGCAGCCCAGCAGCAGAGAGCGGCTTGACGGTGACCCCGATTGCGCGGCTTATCGGCCTCGTCGATTTACTCGCGCCGGACGCGCCTGATGCTTGA
- a CDS encoding TIGR03862 family flavoprotein: protein MKQVAIIGAGPAGLMAAEAALERGARVAIYDAMPSPARKFLMAGKSGLNITHSEDESLFRSRYTAPDARLAAMVAAFGPAEITAWMAGLGIESYAGSSGRVFPIGMKASPLLRRWLARLGEGGATLHTRHRWTGWDAAGALVFDTPDGEMRVAADATILALGGASWSRLGSDGAWADILAARGVAIEPFAPSNCGFMVDWSARLLAAHEGAPIKSVSLSAGGKTQRGDFVITRAGIESGAVYPLSAALRQELAGRGATTLLIDLLPDTDEAALAARLTGANAKDSVSNRLRKAARLDATKIALLNEVTQGGAPKDPAALARLLKALPLMLTGTAPMDTAISTAGGVAWDALDNHLMLKAVPDTYCVGEMVAWDAPTGGYLLTACLAMGRGVGSAGGN, encoded by the coding sequence ATGAAACAGGTCGCAATCATCGGGGCAGGGCCAGCGGGCCTGATGGCGGCAGAGGCTGCGCTGGAACGCGGCGCGCGCGTCGCGATCTATGACGCAATGCCCAGCCCTGCGCGCAAATTCCTGATGGCCGGCAAAAGCGGTCTCAACATCACGCATTCGGAAGACGAGAGTTTATTCCGTTCCCGGTATACCGCGCCGGACGCCCGCCTTGCCGCAATGGTGGCCGCCTTCGGCCCGGCAGAGATCACCGCCTGGATGGCTGGGCTCGGCATCGAAAGTTATGCCGGTTCCTCAGGGCGCGTGTTTCCCATCGGCATGAAAGCCTCGCCCCTGCTGCGCCGCTGGCTCGCCCGGCTGGGCGAAGGCGGCGCCACGCTGCACACGCGCCATCGCTGGACGGGCTGGGACGCGGCCGGCGCGCTGGTGTTCGATACGCCCGATGGCGAAATGCGCGTGGCGGCAGACGCCACCATCCTGGCGCTGGGCGGGGCAAGCTGGTCGCGCCTTGGATCAGATGGGGCGTGGGCGGACATTCTGGCCGCGCGCGGCGTTGCGATAGAGCCCTTCGCGCCGTCCAATTGCGGCTTCATGGTGGACTGGTCCGCGCGCCTGCTCGCCGCTCATGAAGGCGCGCCGATAAAGAGTGTTTCTCTGTCGGCGGGCGGCAAGACCCAGCGCGGCGATTTCGTAATCACGCGCGCCGGCATTGAAAGCGGCGCGGTCTATCCGCTCTCGGCGGCATTGAGGCAGGAACTGGCGGGCAGGGGCGCGACCACGCTCCTGATCGATCTTCTGCCGGATACGGACGAAGCTGCCCTCGCTGCGCGCCTCACCGGCGCCAACGCAAAAGACTCCGTTTCAAACCGCCTGCGCAAGGCGGCGCGGCTGGACGCGACAAAGATCGCCCTTCTCAATGAAGTGACCCAAGGCGGCGCGCCCAAAGACCCCGCCGCGCTCGCCCGCCTCCTCAAGGCGCTGCCCCTCATGCTCACCGGCACCGCCCCGATGGACACCGCCATCTCCACCGCCGGCGGCGTCGCCTGGGATGCGCTGGACAACCACCTGATGCTGAAGGCTGTTCCGGACACGTATTGTGTGGGCGAAATGGTAGCGTGGGATGCGCCTACGGGCGGCTATCTGCTGACGGCGTGTCTGGCGATGGGGCGGGGTGTGGGGTCTGCTGGAGGAAATTAG
- a CDS encoding ABC transporter ATP-binding protein, protein MTEPLLRLEGVEKSFGKNQVLRGVDIDVARGQSLVIIGGSGSGKSVMLKTALGLMTPDKGRILFGGDDVTKATGKTREKMRARIGMLFQSGALFDSLTVWENVAFRLINSEGMRRKDAKERAIETLKKVRLGSDVGALYPAELSGGMQKRVSLARSIISEPDLIFFDEPTTGLDPITADAINDLILEMVRGLGAAAVTITHDMASAKKIADEIAMLYEGEIIWRGPAANVYASGNEYVDQFVNGRADGPIQPAI, encoded by the coding sequence ATGACCGAACCCCTGCTGAGACTTGAAGGCGTCGAGAAGTCCTTCGGCAAGAACCAGGTGCTGCGCGGGGTCGATATCGATGTCGCGCGCGGGCAGAGCCTCGTCATTATCGGCGGCTCGGGCTCTGGCAAATCCGTGATGCTGAAAACGGCGCTCGGCCTGATGACGCCGGACAAAGGCCGCATCCTGTTCGGCGGGGACGACGTGACCAAGGCTACCGGCAAGACGCGCGAAAAGATGCGCGCGCGCATCGGCATGCTGTTCCAGTCCGGCGCGCTCTTTGACTCGCTCACCGTCTGGGAAAACGTCGCCTTCCGCCTCATCAATTCCGAAGGCATGCGCCGCAAGGACGCCAAGGAACGCGCCATCGAGACGCTCAAGAAAGTACGCCTTGGATCAGATGTTGGCGCGCTCTATCCGGCAGAGCTCTCTGGGGGCATGCAGAAGCGCGTGTCGCTCGCCCGCTCGATCATTTCCGAACCCGACCTCATCTTCTTCGACGAGCCGACCACCGGCCTCGACCCGATCACGGCCGACGCGATCAATGACCTGATCCTCGAAATGGTCCGCGGCCTCGGCGCCGCCGCCGTGACCATTACCCACGACATGGCCAGCGCCAAGAAAATCGCCGACGAAATCGCCATGCTTTATGAAGGCGAAATCATCTGGCGCGGACCGGCGGCGAATGTTTATGCGAGCGGCAATGAATATGTCGACCAGTTCGTGAACGGACGGGCAGACGGGCCGATACAGCCGGCGATTTAG
- a CDS encoding MlaE family ABC transporter permease: MMQNPIQLIGRATLGLFGEVGRLAVFAGRVKGAAFTPRWYGGEILRQIVRIGFYSLPVVGLAAVFIGAALALNIYEGGSRYGAEQFVPSIVVLGITRELGVVITGLMLAGRVSAGIAAEIGAMRVTEQIDALETLSASRYRYLYAPRFIAALITLPMLVALADIIGVMGGWLVSVYGLDFDSTVYLRNTLDFLTLNDIFAGLIKAVVFGGVIAIMGCYQGDRSQAGATGVGRAATLSMVGAAVLILAFNYVMSTVFVEIGL, from the coding sequence ATGATGCAGAACCCTATTCAACTCATTGGCCGGGCAACGCTTGGGCTGTTCGGGGAAGTCGGCCGGCTGGCCGTCTTTGCCGGCCGCGTCAAAGGCGCCGCCTTCACGCCGCGCTGGTATGGCGGGGAAATCCTGCGCCAGATCGTGCGCATCGGCTTCTACTCCCTGCCCGTCGTGGGCCTGGCCGCCGTGTTCATTGGCGCCGCCCTCGCGCTCAACATCTATGAAGGCGGCAGCCGCTATGGCGCCGAACAGTTCGTGCCGAGCATCGTGGTGCTGGGCATCACGCGGGAACTCGGCGTGGTGATCACCGGCCTGATGCTGGCGGGGCGGGTCTCTGCCGGGATCGCCGCCGAGATCGGCGCGATGCGCGTGACCGAGCAGATCGACGCGCTGGAAACGCTCTCAGCCTCCCGCTACCGCTATCTCTATGCCCCGCGCTTCATCGCCGCCCTTATCACCTTGCCGATGCTGGTGGCGCTGGCCGACATCATCGGCGTCATGGGCGGCTGGCTGGTCAGCGTTTACGGGCTCGACTTCGACTCGACGGTTTACCTGCGCAACACCCTCGATTTCCTCACCCTGAATGACATCTTCGCCGGCCTCATCAAGGCGGTCGTGTTCGGCGGCGTAATCGCCATCATGGGCTGTTACCAGGGCGACCGCAGCCAGGCAGGCGCCACCGGCGTTGGCCGCGCAGCCACCCTTTCGATGGTGGGCGCAGCGGTGCTGATCCTTGCCTTCAACTATGTCATGTCCACCGTGTTCGTGGAGATCGGCCTATGA
- the alr gene encoding alanine racemase: MSQMPRATVLTGNIADNWRTLDALHPGATTAAVVKADAYGLGAMRVARALRIAGCQTFFVAYAEEGLIVRKAAGKAARIFVLNGPVRSEMATYRDADLTAVLSSEAHVKLWGTAPKGSCALHFDTGMNRLGLPMDMSEKDLAALRRLQPVLIMSHLACADDPENPANTAQRKAFNEISDAFPDTPASLANSNGCYLGKGFAYDLTRPGLALYGGTTPPEKVKLKPGVILEASILATFSGQTGTKVGYGGTHTLPEDRILATCALGYADGIPRAGANQITGWLEGNPCPVLGRISMDLITLDVTDCVKHAKPGARVEFLGENAKLEVQAAACGTLGYELLTGLGPRVQRVYR; encoded by the coding sequence ATGAGCCAGATGCCCCGCGCCACCGTGCTGACCGGTAATATTGCCGACAATTGGAGAACCCTGGACGCCCTTCATCCAGGCGCGACAACGGCTGCGGTCGTCAAGGCCGACGCCTACGGGCTCGGCGCCATGCGCGTCGCCCGCGCCCTGAGGATAGCAGGCTGCCAGACCTTCTTCGTTGCCTATGCAGAAGAGGGTCTGATCGTGCGCAAGGCGGCCGGAAAAGCCGCGCGGATCTTCGTGCTCAACGGCCCGGTGCGCAGTGAAATGGCCACCTATCGCGACGCAGACCTGACAGCTGTTCTTTCCAGTGAAGCGCACGTGAAACTGTGGGGGACAGCGCCGAAGGGGTCATGCGCGCTGCACTTTGATACGGGGATGAACCGGCTCGGCCTGCCGATGGACATGAGCGAGAAGGATCTCGCCGCGCTGCGCCGGTTGCAGCCAGTGTTGATCATGAGTCACCTGGCCTGTGCGGACGATCCGGAAAACCCTGCAAATACAGCGCAGCGGAAGGCCTTCAACGAGATTTCGGACGCCTTCCCCGATACGCCCGCCAGCCTCGCCAATTCCAACGGATGCTATCTCGGCAAAGGCTTTGCCTATGATCTGACCCGGCCGGGCCTGGCCCTCTATGGCGGCACGACCCCGCCAGAGAAGGTCAAACTGAAGCCCGGCGTGATCCTCGAAGCGAGCATTCTGGCGACATTTTCGGGACAAACCGGGACAAAAGTGGGCTATGGCGGGACACATACGCTCCCCGAAGACCGCATTCTGGCCACCTGCGCGCTCGGGTATGCCGACGGCATTCCCCGCGCCGGGGCGAACCAGATCACGGGCTGGCTGGAGGGCAATCCTTGCCCGGTCCTCGGGCGGATTTCGATGGATCTGATCACTCTGGACGTGACCGATTGCGTCAAACACGCAAAGCCGGGCGCGCGGGTTGAATTTTTGGGCGAGAACGCCAAACTGGAGGTTCAGGCGGCTGCTTGCGGCACGCTGGGTTACGAACTGCTGACCGGCCTTGGCCCCAGAGTGCAACGTGTCTACCGCTGA